In Gemmatimonadaceae bacterium, one DNA window encodes the following:
- the infB gene encoding translation initiation factor IF-2 has product MSKLRAKDLAVEFGIEADEVMAMLRAMDIAVRTPVSPLDDDHVARVRVRWERDKRTRATSDTAAEAKPAAKKKAAAKKKTAAASGAAKPATKKKAAAKKKATPEPEPAPAAEEAPAKTTRRRRAADVAKAEAEAAEAAAVAEAAAAEAEAERAARAERDAAEAEQAAKAAQEQAAARARAEEAERKRVAEAAAAAAAATPEAPAAPRPAAPEAPRPRPVAPMAPRPRPVTSGMPIPPRPIASATPGGGLSGGRRDDRGRGPGTGGGPGFGTGAPSSGPRRGKKGKRVDQEAVSANISRTMRQMGSGPSKRRGGRDDSAAREELAAIRAEMAEREKTTIRVNEFITVSELADILKVPATQIVSFAFKHLGLMVTINQRMDFDQIELIASEFGFIAVREEEYAAAPEVEETDAAEDLQSRPPVVTIMGHVDHGKTSLLDYIRKATVVAGEAGGITQHIGAYHVSLPDGRTITFLDTPGHEAFTAMRARGAQVTDIVVLVVAADDAVMPQTIEAISHAKNAGVPMIVAINKIDLPTANAMKVRQDLLQHGVVLEDFGGTVLASEISAKKGTGVKELLEQVLLQAEILDLKANPDRRATGSVIEAQLDQGKGAVATILVQNGTLKVGDDFICGLHSGRVRALLDERGKQVKEAGPAVPVQVLGLTGVPMAGDQFICVADAQEAREIAQRRERLDREAKSRRTAKGAVSLEEFMAQAGSGEKRQLKLLIKADQGGPAEALADALQQLSNEEVQVEVVQRGVGAISESDILLAKAAGAIIIGFHVRPDTKARAAADREGVELKLYRIIYEAVADVRAALEGLLRPEEKEVVVGEAEVRETFKVPKIGVIAGCFVRSGLINRQGRARVVRDGVEVYDGTIASLRRFKDDVREVKEGYECGIGIENFNDLKVGDVIETYRTEEVARTLQPASAG; this is encoded by the coding sequence TTGAGCAAGCTTCGGGCAAAGGATCTGGCAGTCGAGTTCGGGATTGAAGCCGACGAGGTGATGGCGATGCTGCGCGCGATGGATATCGCGGTGCGCACCCCCGTCTCGCCGCTCGATGACGACCATGTGGCGCGCGTGCGCGTCCGCTGGGAACGCGACAAGCGGACACGCGCCACGTCGGACACGGCCGCGGAGGCCAAGCCGGCCGCGAAGAAGAAGGCAGCGGCCAAGAAGAAGACCGCCGCCGCCTCTGGCGCAGCCAAGCCTGCCACTAAGAAGAAGGCCGCCGCCAAGAAGAAGGCGACGCCCGAGCCTGAGCCCGCACCGGCCGCCGAGGAGGCACCAGCCAAGACGACGCGCCGTCGGCGCGCGGCGGATGTCGCCAAGGCAGAGGCCGAGGCCGCTGAGGCCGCGGCGGTCGCTGAGGCCGCGGCTGCCGAGGCGGAAGCCGAGCGTGCCGCTAGGGCCGAACGCGACGCCGCCGAAGCCGAGCAGGCCGCAAAGGCTGCGCAGGAGCAGGCCGCCGCCCGCGCCCGCGCGGAGGAGGCGGAGCGCAAGCGCGTCGCCGAGGCCGCGGCGGCGGCTGCTGCGGCGACTCCCGAGGCGCCGGCTGCGCCGCGCCCCGCCGCACCGGAAGCCCCGCGGCCGCGCCCTGTGGCCCCGATGGCACCGCGTCCGCGCCCCGTCACCAGCGGCATGCCCATCCCCCCGCGCCCCATCGCCTCGGCGACGCCGGGCGGCGGACTCTCCGGCGGCCGCCGCGACGACCGCGGCCGTGGCCCCGGCACCGGTGGTGGCCCGGGCTTTGGCACGGGCGCACCGTCCTCCGGCCCGCGCCGTGGGAAGAAGGGCAAGCGGGTCGACCAGGAAGCCGTCTCCGCGAACATCTCGCGCACCATGCGCCAGATGGGCAGCGGACCGTCCAAGCGCCGTGGCGGTCGTGATGACTCCGCCGCGCGTGAGGAGCTCGCCGCCATCCGCGCCGAGATGGCCGAGCGCGAGAAGACGACCATCCGCGTCAATGAGTTCATCACGGTGAGCGAGCTGGCCGACATCCTCAAGGTGCCGGCCACGCAGATCGTGTCCTTTGCGTTCAAGCACCTCGGGTTGATGGTCACCATCAACCAGCGCATGGACTTCGACCAGATCGAACTCATCGCCAGCGAGTTCGGCTTCATTGCCGTGCGTGAGGAGGAGTACGCCGCGGCGCCCGAGGTTGAGGAGACCGACGCCGCCGAGGACCTGCAGTCGCGGCCGCCCGTGGTCACCATCATGGGCCACGTCGACCACGGCAAGACCTCGCTGCTCGACTACATCCGCAAGGCCACCGTGGTCGCCGGCGAAGCCGGTGGTATCACGCAGCACATCGGTGCCTACCACGTGTCGCTGCCGGATGGCCGCACCATCACCTTCCTCGACACGCCTGGTCACGAGGCGTTCACCGCCATGCGCGCCCGCGGCGCGCAGGTGACGGACATCGTCGTGCTCGTCGTCGCCGCGGATGACGCGGTGATGCCGCAGACCATCGAGGCCATCTCGCACGCCAAGAACGCAGGCGTGCCGATGATCGTCGCCATCAACAAGATCGACTTGCCCACCGCCAACGCGATGAAGGTCCGCCAGGACCTCCTGCAGCACGGCGTGGTGCTCGAGGACTTCGGTGGCACGGTGCTCGCCTCCGAGATCAGCGCCAAGAAGGGCACGGGTGTGAAGGAACTGCTGGAGCAGGTGCTCCTGCAGGCCGAGATCCTCGACCTCAAGGCCAACCCGGATCGCCGCGCCACGGGCTCCGTCATCGAAGCCCAGCTCGACCAGGGCAAGGGTGCCGTGGCCACGATCCTCGTGCAGAACGGCACGCTGAAGGTCGGCGACGACTTCATCTGCGGCCTGCACTCGGGCCGCGTGCGTGCGCTGCTCGACGAGCGTGGCAAGCAGGTCAAGGAAGCCGGCCCCGCCGTGCCCGTGCAGGTGCTCGGTCTCACCGGCGTGCCGATGGCCGGCGACCAGTTCATCTGCGTGGCCGACGCGCAGGAAGCGCGTGAGATCGCCCAGCGCCGCGAGCGCCTCGATCGCGAGGCCAAGAGCCGTCGCACCGCCAAGGGCGCCGTCTCGCTCGAGGAGTTCATGGCGCAGGCCGGCTCCGGCGAGAAGCGCCAGCTCAAGTTGCTCATCAAGGCCGACCAGGGCGGCCCGGCGGAAGCGCTCGCCGACGCCTTGCAGCAGCTCAGCAACGAGGAAGTGCAGGTCGAGGTCGTGCAGCGCGGCGTCGGTGCCATCAGCGAGAGCGACATCCTGCTCGCCAAGGCCGCCGGGGCGATCATCATCGGCTTCCACGTGCGCCCGGACACCAAGGCGCGCGCGGCGGCCGACCGCGAGGGCGTGGAGCTCAAGCTCTACCGCATCATCTACGAGGCCGTGGCCGATGTGCGCGCCGCGCTCGAAGGCCTGCTGCGTCCGGAGGAGAAGGAAGTCGTCGTCGGCGAGGCCGAGGTGCGCGAGACCTTCAAGGTGCCGAAGATCGGCGTCATCGCCGGCTGCTTCGTGCGCTCGGGTCTCATCAACCGTCAGGGCCGCGCCCGTGTGGTTCGCGACGGCGTCGAGGTCTACGACGGCACCATCGCGTCGCTGCGCCGCTTCAAGGACGACGTGCGCGAGGTCAAGGAAGGCTACGAGTGCGGTATCGGCATCGAGAACTTCAACGACCTCAAGGTCGGCGACGTCATCGAGACCTACCGCACCGAGGAAGTCGCGCGCACGCTGCAGCCGGCCTCGGCCGGCTGA
- the rbfA gene encoding 30S ribosome-binding factor RbfA has protein sequence MPPRDPRRADRVGEAIREEVAAFLAREAKDPRITGLVTVTGVEMNRDLRHATIFVSVMGSDTERAATLEGLASTAHHLRSRVGRALRLQFAPELVFKLDESVARAARIESLLADLKRPSEPDAGPSDD, from the coding sequence ATGCCACCACGTGATCCACGCCGCGCCGACCGTGTCGGCGAGGCCATCCGCGAGGAAGTCGCGGCGTTCTTGGCGCGCGAGGCCAAGGACCCGCGCATCACGGGGCTCGTCACCGTGACCGGCGTGGAGATGAACCGCGACCTGCGGCACGCCACGATCTTCGTGAGCGTGATGGGCTCGGACACCGAACGGGCGGCTACGCTCGAGGGCCTGGCCAGCACGGCGCACCACCTGCGCAGCCGCGTGGGGCGTGCGCTGCGCCTCCAGTTTGCCCCAGAGCTCGTGTTCAAGCTCGACGAGTCGGTGGCCCGCGCGGCGCGTATCGAGTCGCTGCTCGCCGACCTGAAGCGCCCGAGCGAGCCGGATGCCGGCCCCAGCGACGACTGA
- the truB gene encoding tRNA pseudouridine(55) synthase TruB, producing MPAPATTDGLLLVDKPAGVSSHDVVSIARRAIGEKRIGHAGTLDPFATGLLILCAGRATRLLQHLPDEPKVYRATIRFGAETDTEDLQGEVVREAELPTRDALLAALPTFVGALEQVPPAYSAKRVDGKRAYERARAGEALDLAAVPIRVERWEVLALRDADGADIGGESDGAPGSVGAHGAARVAEAEVRVTCGGGTYVRSLARDLARSAGSAAHLVALRRERCGAFDVAQATTVEQLKAGEAPLRPALDALPGFPVQALSDDELQRIVRGIAVDASTDGAWAALVRDDRPVLVALAERREDKWQPRVVMREA from the coding sequence ATGCCGGCCCCAGCGACGACTGACGGCCTGCTCCTCGTGGACAAGCCGGCCGGCGTCTCCTCGCACGATGTCGTCTCCATCGCGCGGCGGGCCATCGGCGAGAAACGCATCGGGCACGCGGGCACGCTCGATCCCTTCGCCACCGGCCTGCTGATCCTCTGCGCGGGCCGCGCCACGCGGCTGCTGCAGCACCTGCCGGACGAGCCCAAGGTGTATCGGGCCACGATTCGTTTCGGTGCGGAGACCGACACGGAGGACCTGCAGGGCGAAGTCGTCCGTGAGGCCGAGCTGCCCACACGCGACGCGCTGCTGGCCGCGTTGCCGACGTTTGTCGGGGCGCTTGAGCAGGTCCCGCCGGCGTATTCCGCCAAGCGAGTGGACGGCAAGCGCGCCTACGAGCGCGCCCGCGCGGGGGAGGCGCTTGATCTCGCGGCTGTGCCCATCCGGGTCGAGCGCTGGGAAGTCCTCGCGTTGCGAGACGCTGACGGCGCCGATATCGGCGGGGAAAGTGACGGAGCTCCTGGCAGCGTTGGCGCACACGGTGCGGCACGAGTCGCCGAGGCGGAGGTCCGCGTCACCTGCGGTGGCGGCACCTACGTCCGTTCGCTGGCCCGCGACCTCGCGCGCAGCGCCGGCAGCGCGGCGCATCTCGTCGCCCTGCGCCGCGAGCGTTGCGGCGCCTTCGATGTCGCACAGGCCACGACGGTCGAGCAGCTCAAGGCCGGCGAGGCCCCGCTGCGGCCCGCCCTCGACGCCCTCCCTGGATTCCCGGTGCAGGCGCTCTCCGACGACGAGCTGCAGCGCATCGTGCGCGGCATTGCCGTGGACGCCAGCACCGACGGCGCGTGGGCGGCCCTCGTTCGCGACGACCGCCCCGTGCTCGTCGCGCTCGCCGAGCGCCGCGAGGACAAGTGGCAGCCGCGCGTGGTGATGCGTGAAGCCTGA
- a CDS encoding bifunctional riboflavin kinase/FAD synthetase, producing the protein MKPDPAFGLPPEVRGTVCTVGTFDGVHRGHQLVLKRLADRARAHGLPAVLVTFEPHPLEVVNPAAAPQLLTLGDERSEVLAESPLDYVVVLPFTPTLSRYEAHHFVDLVLRDRLGVRELLIGYDHGFGRARSGDAEVLRALGTARGFDVTVVEAYQGADHRPVSSTTIRRAVAGGDLGRAADGLGRPYSVGGIVRPGDGRGRSIGFRTLNLGAPSPRKLLPPEGVYAVRAQTPAGAFDGMMNLGPRPTFGDAGSSIEVHCFDLATDLYGARVRIDFVARLRETRKFASVDELRAQLQRDELAARAALRDAGDLRPA; encoded by the coding sequence GTGAAGCCTGATCCGGCCTTCGGCCTTCCGCCGGAAGTGCGCGGCACGGTCTGCACCGTCGGCACCTTCGACGGCGTGCACCGCGGGCATCAGCTTGTGCTCAAACGCCTCGCCGACCGCGCCCGCGCGCACGGGCTGCCAGCCGTCCTCGTGACCTTCGAGCCGCACCCGCTCGAGGTCGTGAACCCCGCGGCCGCTCCCCAGCTCCTGACCCTGGGCGACGAGCGTAGCGAGGTGCTCGCCGAGAGTCCACTCGACTACGTCGTCGTCCTGCCCTTCACGCCGACCCTGTCCCGTTACGAGGCGCACCACTTCGTGGACCTCGTGCTGCGCGATCGTCTTGGGGTGCGCGAGCTCTTGATCGGGTATGACCACGGCTTTGGGCGCGCCCGCTCCGGCGACGCCGAAGTCCTGCGGGCGCTGGGAACTGCCAGAGGCTTCGACGTCACCGTCGTCGAGGCCTATCAGGGGGCGGATCATCGCCCGGTCTCCAGCACGACGATTCGGCGCGCCGTCGCCGGCGGAGACCTCGGGCGCGCTGCGGACGGACTGGGCCGTCCGTACTCCGTCGGTGGCATCGTGCGCCCCGGCGACGGCCGCGGCCGCAGCATCGGATTCCGCACCCTAAACCTCGGCGCGCCCAGCCCTCGAAAGCTCCTGCCGCCGGAAGGGGTGTATGCGGTGCGCGCGCAGACGCCGGCAGGTGCCTTCGATGGCATGATGAACCTTGGGCCACGCCCCACGTTCGGTGATGCCGGATCCAGCATCGAGGTACACTGCTTTGACCTAGCGACCGATCTCTATGGCGCGCGGGTCCGGATCGACTTCGTGGCCCGCCTGCGGGAGACGCGCAAGTTCGCCTCGGTCGATGAGTTGCGTGCCCAGTTGCAGCGCGATGAACTGGCTGCCCGCGCCGCACTCCGCGATGCCGGCGATTTGCGGCCGGCCTGA
- the secD gene encoding protein translocase subunit SecD, with translation MQNLKARLILIAAMIVASAWALFPRSVVERFPTADGSFVDSTVRRMPLKLGLDLRGGMYLALEIDQSQQQVADNDDALDRALTVVRQRIDEFGVAEPVVQRLGDDRITVELPGIDDRERATAVVQRSAFLQFQITDKTQALERVAPRLDQIVKTRGLTRVSTVVGDTATNNALSSLFQAADSSGALADSAAQGTDGPFRRLIAPGSMPGQYYVANSDVSEISRYLTDSAVSAALPPGKVVRWGADSVPLGQVYYRPLYVLDTRAIITGEYLIDAKPSQDPLEGAKVDFQLNNEGGRRFRTETGRHIGDNMAIVLDDRVMSAPTIQGAIGTRGQITMGSNDIQAAQDLALVLRAGALPVPLTVVEASTIGATLGEDAIREGLTSGILAIVLVVAIMLLYYRFSGLLSVAGLFFYILVTLAILAGFDATLTLPGIAGFVLSIGMAVDANFLVFERIREELDAGKSVRLAIDEGFDHAWSAIVDTHVTTALTAVILYQFGTGPVRGFAVALLAGLVASLVSAIYVVRSLFYLWLSRQKTAPSTLSI, from the coding sequence ATGCAAAACCTGAAGGCTCGCCTCATCCTGATTGCGGCCATGATCGTCGCGTCGGCGTGGGCGCTCTTCCCCCGCAGCGTCGTCGAGCGGTTCCCAACCGCCGACGGTTCCTTCGTCGACAGCACCGTCAGGCGGATGCCGCTCAAGCTCGGCCTAGACCTGCGCGGCGGCATGTACCTCGCGCTCGAAATCGACCAGTCGCAGCAGCAGGTCGCCGACAACGATGACGCCCTCGACCGCGCACTCACCGTCGTCCGCCAGCGCATCGACGAGTTCGGCGTTGCCGAGCCCGTCGTGCAGCGGCTGGGCGATGACCGCATCACCGTCGAGCTCCCTGGCATCGACGACCGCGAGCGGGCCACCGCCGTGGTGCAGCGCTCGGCGTTCCTGCAGTTCCAGATCACGGACAAGACGCAGGCGCTTGAGCGCGTCGCGCCCCGGCTCGACCAGATCGTCAAGACCCGCGGCCTCACGCGTGTCAGCACGGTCGTTGGGGACACGGCCACCAACAACGCGCTGAGCTCACTGTTCCAGGCCGCCGATTCGTCGGGTGCGCTTGCCGACAGCGCCGCGCAGGGGACCGACGGCCCCTTCCGCCGCCTCATCGCCCCGGGCTCGATGCCCGGGCAGTACTACGTCGCCAACAGCGACGTCAGCGAAATCTCCCGCTATCTCACCGACTCCGCGGTGAGCGCGGCGCTGCCGCCGGGCAAGGTCGTGCGCTGGGGCGCCGACTCGGTGCCGCTGGGGCAGGTCTACTACCGGCCGCTCTACGTGCTCGACACGCGAGCGATCATCACCGGCGAGTATCTGATCGACGCGAAGCCCAGCCAGGATCCCCTCGAGGGCGCCAAGGTCGACTTCCAGTTGAACAACGAAGGTGGCCGCCGCTTCCGCACGGAGACGGGCCGCCACATCGGCGACAACATGGCCATCGTGCTCGATGACCGTGTCATGAGCGCCCCGACCATCCAGGGCGCGATCGGGACCCGCGGCCAGATCACGATGGGCAGCAACGACATCCAGGCCGCGCAGGACCTCGCGCTCGTACTGCGCGCCGGCGCCCTGCCCGTGCCGCTCACCGTGGTTGAGGCCAGCACCATCGGCGCCACGCTCGGCGAGGATGCCATCCGTGAAGGCCTCACCTCCGGCATCCTGGCCATCGTGCTCGTCGTGGCCATCATGCTCCTGTACTACCGCTTCTCCGGCCTGCTCTCCGTCGCCGGACTCTTCTTCTACATCCTCGTCACGCTGGCCATCCTGGCCGGCTTCGACGCCACGCTGACGCTGCCCGGCATCGCCGGCTTCGTGCTCTCCATCGGCATGGCCGTCGACGCCAACTTCCTCGTGTTCGAGCGCATTCGTGAGGAGCTCGATGCGGGCAAGTCCGTCCGACTCGCCATCGACGAGGGCTTCGACCACGCGTGGAGCGCCATCGTCGACACGCACGTGACGACGGCCCTCACGGCGGTCATTCTTTACCAGTTCGGCACCGGACCCGTCCGCGGGTTTGCCGTGGCGCTGCTGGCCGGCCTCGTGGCCTCGCTGGTCAGCGCGATCTACGTCGTCCGGTCGCTCTTCTACCTCTGGCTGAGCCGTCAGAAGACGGCCCCCTCGACCCTGAGCATCTGA
- the secF gene encoding protein translocase subunit SecF, whose product MFRILHNTSWDFVRQWKLAFITVAILVVPAIILVPISGFNYSIEFTGGTELRLRFAEAPALADVRAAMSQAGLGEPEVATFGSPEEIRIRAQEREAVERQAEGAGTIADEIEAALRSTFGAESFTRLSGGAVGPRVGAELRRNAIVATLIAFALTLVYLAWRFEWRFGVAAVIGTLHDSFATLAFIKYGNIEISLFVVAGILTVIGYSMNDTVVVFDRVRENLRRNRKQSLAETINRSINETLPRTVMTGLTTLASLLALLILGGPVMRPFAAILTFGIIVGTFSSIWVAAPLLLWIERKWPHSTDATPHARSAAARA is encoded by the coding sequence ATGTTCCGCATCCTGCACAACACCTCGTGGGACTTCGTGCGTCAGTGGAAGCTGGCGTTCATCACGGTCGCCATCCTCGTAGTCCCGGCGATCATCCTGGTCCCGATCTCCGGCTTCAACTACAGCATCGAGTTCACGGGTGGCACGGAGCTGCGCTTGCGGTTCGCCGAGGCGCCCGCCCTCGCCGACGTGCGCGCGGCGATGTCCCAGGCAGGCCTGGGCGAGCCCGAAGTCGCCACCTTCGGCTCGCCGGAGGAGATCCGTATCCGCGCGCAGGAGCGCGAGGCCGTCGAGCGTCAGGCGGAGGGCGCCGGCACCATCGCCGACGAGATCGAGGCTGCCCTGCGCAGCACCTTCGGCGCCGAGTCCTTCACGCGCCTCTCCGGCGGCGCGGTCGGGCCGCGGGTCGGCGCGGAGCTGCGCCGCAATGCCATCGTCGCGACGCTGATTGCCTTCGCCCTGACGCTGGTGTACCTGGCCTGGCGCTTCGAGTGGCGCTTCGGCGTCGCCGCCGTCATCGGGACACTCCACGACTCCTTTGCGACGCTGGCCTTCATCAAGTACGGCAACATCGAGATCTCGCTGTTCGTCGTCGCCGGCATCCTCACCGTCATCGGCTACTCGATGAACGACACGGTCGTCGTGTTTGACCGCGTGCGTGAGAACCTGCGCAGGAACCGCAAGCAGTCGCTGGCGGAGACCATCAACCGCTCGATCAACGAGACGCTGCCGCGTACGGTGATGACGGGGTTGACCACCTTGGCCTCGCTGCTCGCCCTGCTCATCCTCGGCGGGCCGGTGATGCGCCCGTTCGCGGCGATCCTGACCTTCGGCATCATCGTCGGCACCTTCAGCTCCATCTGGGTGGCGGCGCCGCTGCTGCTCTGGATCGAGCGCAAGTGGCCGCACTCCACGGACGCGACGCCGCACGCGCGCTCGGCAGCCGCGCGCGCCTGA
- a CDS encoding TatD family hydrolase codes for MNGHDRPRPEEQTPRAGAVVASPAPASPAPWIDSHAHIASEAFDADRDAVLQRSRESGAQGIICIGESLEAAARARGIAEANPSFVWWTAGVHPHDAAGFDPGRDVEAIAAALQAGAVAVGECGLDYHYDHSPRALQRRAFAAQLALGAQHDRAVVVHTREAEDDTIAMLREAGTAGIRGVLHCFTGSPALAEVGLEAGWYVSFAGIATFKKWERDDVVRRVPADRLLLESDSPYLAPVPNRGKRNEPAWCAHTLARLASVRGDDPVSLGRAVADNARTLFRLS; via the coding sequence GTGAACGGACACGATCGGCCCCGGCCCGAGGAGCAGACTCCTCGCGCCGGGGCCGTTGTCGCTTCGCCGGCGCCCGCTTCGCCGGCGCCATGGATCGATTCGCACGCGCACATCGCCAGCGAGGCCTTCGACGCGGACCGCGACGCCGTGCTGCAGCGCTCCCGCGAGTCGGGCGCCCAGGGCATCATCTGCATCGGCGAGTCCCTTGAGGCGGCAGCGCGCGCCAGGGGCATCGCCGAGGCCAATCCAAGCTTCGTGTGGTGGACGGCCGGGGTGCATCCGCACGATGCCGCCGGCTTCGACCCTGGCCGTGACGTGGAGGCCATTGCCGCGGCGCTGCAGGCCGGCGCCGTGGCCGTCGGCGAATGCGGCCTCGACTACCACTACGATCATTCGCCCCGCGCCCTCCAGCGGCGCGCCTTCGCCGCGCAGTTGGCGCTCGGCGCGCAACACGACCGAGCGGTCGTCGTGCACACCCGCGAAGCCGAGGATGACACCATCGCCATGCTGCGGGAGGCCGGCACGGCCGGCATCCGCGGCGTGCTGCACTGCTTCACCGGCTCACCGGCGCTCGCCGAGGTCGGGCTTGAGGCCGGCTGGTACGTATCCTTCGCCGGCATCGCCACGTTCAAGAAGTGGGAGCGCGACGATGTCGTACGTCGCGTCCCGGCCGATCGCCTGCTCTTGGAGAGCGACAGCCCGTACCTCGCGCCCGTGCCAAACCGTGGCAAGCGCAACGAGCCCGCCTGGTGCGCGCACACGCTCGCCAGGCTCGCCAGCGTCCGTGGGGACGACCCCGTATCCCTCGGACGCGCGGTGGCCGACAACGCGCGCACGCTCTTTCGCCTTTCGTAG
- a CDS encoding formate--tetrahydrofolate ligase, whose amino-acid sequence MTVPSDIEIAQAATLRPITDVAADIGLGPDDLDLYGKYKAKVSLELTARAPKGKLVIVTAINPTAAGEGKTTTSVGLAQALRKLGKNAVLCIREPSLGPVFGVKGGAAGGGYAQVLPMDDINLHFTGDFHAISSAHALLSAMLDNHLQQGNALNIDPRRITWPRTIDMNDRALRKVVIGLGGPAEGVVREERFVIIPASEIMAILALATSAKDLEERLGNIIVGATYGAERKPIYARDLNAHGAMAMLLKDAIRPNLVQTLEGGPAFVHAGPFGNIAHGCNSILATRAAMAVGDIVVTEAGFGSDLGAEKFFDIKCRFGGLKPDAAVLVATIRALKMNGGAKKTELAKEDLAALKKGVVNLEHHIANVRQFGMELVVAINRFGTDTDAELAIVREAAEKAGARVALCEVFAKGGEGGAALGKEVLDILAGGKSKFAPIYETKQPIKAKIETIVRKVYGGEGAEYSAKAERAIAYLESIGLGETPICMAKTQYSLSDDATKLGRPSGFKVTVNDVYPVAGAGFVVAQCGEIMTMPGLPKVPAAERMKINPDGSIEGLF is encoded by the coding sequence ATGACCGTTCCCTCCGATATTGAAATCGCGCAGGCCGCGACCCTGCGCCCCATCACCGACGTCGCCGCCGACATCGGCCTCGGCCCCGACGACCTCGACCTCTACGGCAAGTACAAGGCCAAGGTCTCCCTCGAACTCACCGCGCGCGCGCCCAAGGGCAAGCTCGTCATCGTCACGGCGATCAATCCCACGGCGGCCGGTGAAGGGAAGACCACCACTTCGGTCGGCCTCGCCCAGGCGCTGCGCAAGCTCGGCAAGAACGCCGTGCTCTGCATCCGCGAGCCATCGTTGGGCCCTGTCTTCGGCGTGAAGGGTGGCGCGGCCGGCGGCGGCTACGCGCAGGTCCTCCCGATGGACGACATCAACCTGCACTTCACCGGCGACTTCCACGCCATCAGCTCGGCGCACGCGCTCCTCAGCGCGATGCTCGACAACCACCTGCAGCAGGGCAACGCGCTCAACATCGACCCGCGCCGCATCACCTGGCCGCGCACCATCGACATGAACGACCGCGCCCTGCGCAAGGTCGTCATCGGGCTCGGCGGGCCGGCCGAAGGCGTCGTGCGCGAAGAACGCTTCGTCATCATCCCGGCTTCCGAGATCATGGCCATCCTGGCCCTGGCCACCAGCGCCAAGGATCTCGAGGAGCGGCTCGGCAACATCATCGTCGGCGCGACGTATGGTGCCGAGCGCAAGCCGATCTATGCGCGCGACCTGAATGCTCACGGCGCCATGGCCATGCTGCTCAAGGACGCCATCCGCCCGAACCTCGTGCAGACGCTCGAGGGCGGTCCCGCCTTCGTGCACGCCGGCCCCTTCGGCAACATCGCGCACGGCTGCAACTCCATCCTCGCCACGCGCGCCGCGATGGCCGTCGGCGACATCGTCGTCACCGAGGCCGGCTTCGGCTCGGATCTCGGCGCAGAGAAGTTCTTCGACATCAAGTGCCGATTCGGTGGCCTCAAGCCCGATGCCGCGGTGCTTGTCGCGACCATCCGCGCGCTCAAGATGAACGGCGGCGCCAAGAAGACCGAGCTCGCCAAGGAAGACCTCGCCGCGCTGAAGAAGGGCGTCGTGAACCTCGAACACCATATCGCCAACGTGCGGCAGTTCGGCATGGAGCTCGTGGTCGCCATCAACCGCTTCGGAACGGACACGGACGCCGAGCTCGCCATCGTACGTGAGGCCGCCGAGAAGGCGGGTGCACGCGTGGCGCTCTGCGAGGTCTTCGCCAAGGGCGGGGAAGGCGGCGCGGCGCTGGGCAAGGAGGTGCTCGATATCCTCGCCGGCGGCAAGTCGAAGTTCGCGCCGATCTACGAGACCAAGCAGCCCATCAAGGCCAAGATCGAGACCATCGTGCGCAAGGTGTACGGCGGCGAGGGCGCGGAGTACAGCGCCAAGGCCGAGCGCGCCATCGCGTATCTCGAGAGCATCGGACTCGGTGAGACGCCCATCTGCATGGCCAAGACGCAGTACTCGCTCTCCGACGACGCCACCAAGCTCGGCCGCCCGAGCGGCTTCAAGGTCACGGTGAACGATGTGTATCCCGTGGCCGGTGCTGGGTTCGTGGTCGCGCAGTGCGGCGAGATCATGACGATGCCGGGCCTGCCGAAGGTGC